TGTTCTCGGAACACGGTCTCGAAGTCTCGCCCCCGTGTTTCGACGTGCGCATTGGCGCGTTTTTGCTCGACCCGGGCGGCTCCCACGAGCTGGCCCCGCTCGCGATGCAGTTCCTGGGTCAGTCGATCCAGTCCTGGGAGGATCTCGCGGGACGCGGCGCAAAGGCGATTCCGGCACAGGAGGTCCCGGTTGACGACGTCGCAGCCTGGGTGGGACAACAACTCTCCGCGGCGACTGCGCTGCGGGGCAAGATCCACCAGCGACTGGAACAGGATGGCTTGCTGCCACTGTTCGAAGACGTCGAACTGCCCTTGACCGCGGTACTGGCGCGAATCGAGTGCAATGGCGTGCGGGTCGATGAAGCGCAGCTCGCCCTCCTCTCGCAGGAATACGAAGTGAGCCTCGCCGCGCTCGAGAAGGAAATCTACGCACTCGCGGGAGAGGAGTTTCTCGTCAGTTCGCCCAAGCAGCTTCAGGTCATCTTGTTCGAAAAGTTGCGCCTGACCCCTCTCAAGAAGACAAAGACTGGGTTTTCGACGGCCGAGTCGGTGCTCGAGCAACTGGTTTCGGAACACGAGCTGCCGGGGAAAATCTTGCAGTGGCGCCAGCTGTCAAAATTGAAGAGCACGTACATCGATGCGCTGCCGAAACTCATTAGCGAGAAAACTGGGCGCATTCATCCGAGCTTCAATCAGATCGGCGCGGCGACTGGGCGCTTGTCGGCTTCAGATCCTAACGTGCAGAACATTCCAATCCGCACCGCAGAGGGGGTGCGGATTCGCGAGACGTTCATTCCCGCCGAAGACCGGCTGTTGCTTTCGGCCGACTACTCTCAGGTCGAACTCCGCATTCTCGCGCACTACTCCGGCGATGAGAGCCTGGTCGACGCCTTCCAGAAGGGCGAAGACATTCATCGTCGCACCGCCGCAGAGGTGGCCGGGATTTCAGTGGACGACGTCGATGCGGATCAGCGAGCTCGGGCCAAGGCGGTCAACTTTGGAATCATCTATGGATCGTCTGCCTTTGGATTGGCGAACAACCTGGGGATTGCCACCGGTGAAGCGCAGGCCATCGTCGATGCCTACTTCGCGCGATATGTAGGGGTTCGTCGGTTTCTCGACGAGACGGTGAAGAATGCAAAGGCGGTGGGCCATGTGACGACGTTGCTCGGGCGGCGTCGATATTTCCCGGACCTCGGGTCGAAGAATCGGGTCTTGCGACAGGCGGCCGAACGCATGGCGGTCAACACGGTGATTCAGGGTACGGCTGCGGATTTGATCAAGACGGCGATGGTCGCGGTGGATACGGCGCTCGCCAGTTCTGGCCTCGACGTGATCATGACGCTTCAGGTCCACGATGAACTTGTATTCGAAGTGCCGAAGCAGGAGGTGGACTCGCTTTCGGGTTTGGTGCGGGAGAACATGGAAGGGGTATTTGAGTTGGCAGTTCCTTTAGTGGTCGATATTGGCATTGGTGAAAACTGGCGGGTTGCTCACTAGGGATTTGCTGTTGATCCGGGGGCGAAGAGGTTTAGGGTGTAGAGGCCTTGGTTGTCCAGCCAGCGGGTTTCGCAGTGCATGTTTCCGCCATCGGCCAGGGCTTCGATTTCTTCGATTGAGTATTTGTAGGAATTTTCGGTGTGGATTTCTTCGCCTTGTTGAAAGCTGAAGCTCGCGTCGAGTGCGCCGATAGCAACTTTCTGATCGCATAGACTCACCAGGAAACTCTCCACCGAGCCCGAGTCTTCTCGGTAGCGGGCGCGGAACGAGAACTGATCCGGTTGGAAATTTCCTGCGAGTTCGCGGTTGATTCGCAGCAGCAGGTTCAAGTTGAAGCGAGCGGTCACGCCCTGGGCGTCGTCGTAGGCGCGCTCGAGTCGCTCGCGGTCTTTGCGCAGATCGATCCCGATCAGCATCCGGTCTTCCTCACCCATTTTCGCGCGGAGTTGTGCGAGGAAGTCCTGCGCTTCCGGTTTGTGAAGATTGCCGATCGAAGAGCCGAGCCACAGGATCAAGCGGGGAGTCGTGTGTCGATCGTTCAAGATGGACAGGGCCGCTTCGTATTCGCTGCAGATCGCGTGGACCTCGAGCCGCGGATGATCGAGCAAGAGTGATTCGCTGCTCTCTTCGAGGGCGGTCCGCGAGATGTCAATCGGGACATAGACCAGCGATTGCTGTCTGGCGAGAAACGACTCGATCAAGAGTCGCGTCTTTTCCGCACTGCCGCTTCCCAGTTCAACGAGCTCAATGTCGCGGTTGAAGTGCTCGCGGATGTGTTGCGCCTGGTCCTGCAGAATGCTCCGCTCGACCCGGGTGAGGTAGTACTCCTCGAGACCGCAGATCTCTTCGAAGATCTTCGAGCCGGCGTCGTCATAGAAAAAACGACACGGCAGGCTGCGAAACTTCGCGGACAATCCCCTGCGGACTTCGTCGGCGAACGACGGCAATTTGGCGTCGGCCTGGGGCGCGGTGAGGTGGAATCGATCGGAGTGGGGGCGGCTTGCACTGTCCAACAAAGCTTGCTCCGGGCAGAGTTCAGTCGAAGCGAAAAGCTAGCAGTTCAGTTCGGAAGTCGCGCGAAGGACTCGTTGGGCTCGTGACCCTGGGCGTTAGCTGAGCAGCTTGGCCTTCGCGATCGTCATCTCTTCTTCAGTGATGATGCCGCTCTCTCGGAGCTGATGGAGCTTCATGATCTGCTCTGCGAGAGAATCCTGTTCCTGAACCTCGAGCGGAAAGGACACGTCGGTGACGACCTTGAAGTCGTCCTTTCCTTCCATGCCACTGTCGGCGTCTACTTCGTACAGGACGAGGTCTGGTGCGGGTCCGTCTTGACTCGGAGCAACAGCCTGGGACCGTGATTGAGCCGGTGCAGAATGGACTTGGGCGTCGACCGATCCGTGCGCGTCGATGTTTTCTTTTTGCTGTTGGGCTTGTTTCTCCGCCGACTTGTTTCGCAGACGGGGAGCCACGATGCGCGCGGCGCGAGCCTCAGCTTTGTTGATCGCTGCGCGACTGCCTTTGAAGAACAGCAGTCCGCCGATCGGGTAGAGGAAGAGTCCTGCGAAGAACGCCTCGG
This window of the Myxococcales bacterium genome carries:
- the polA gene encoding DNA polymerase I, with the translated sequence MVAKGKSKTATQKSASKKQRRLVVIDGANAIFRAFFGIPGLRAPDGTPSNAVLGFANILNKLIREEAPDFIVVAMDPKGGSFRNEMYPEYKANRDATPEDLIVQFPLVCELIDAFQIPRIEVPGFEADDVIATLVRCAPEDVSISIISTDKDLMQLCSERVELVDGIKDRRFGPAEVAEKFGVPPDQMLDLRALVGDPSDNIPGVKGIGVKGAAKLIGEWGTLENLLAHAEEVTGKRAREGLIEHADLAVLSKELSTLRDDVDLGIEFDALAIAAPDLEVLRALYQRLGFTRLLESLGLGEGAGETQAAEAQVLTAAINLEVVRDPKRLRKATAEFAKAECLVVWAVEGQGSAVDAPIVGLAIGPESGEGAVYLPIAEVVSAQEDLPLGQDQAVTLPIEEVVESLRHLFASASAKPWFGWSTKRVQSLFSEHGLEVSPPCFDVRIGAFLLDPGGSHELAPLAMQFLGQSIQSWEDLAGRGAKAIPAQEVPVDDVAAWVGQQLSAATALRGKIHQRLEQDGLLPLFEDVELPLTAVLARIECNGVRVDEAQLALLSQEYEVSLAALEKEIYALAGEEFLVSSPKQLQVILFEKLRLTPLKKTKTGFSTAESVLEQLVSEHELPGKILQWRQLSKLKSTYIDALPKLISEKTGRIHPSFNQIGAATGRLSASDPNVQNIPIRTAEGVRIRETFIPAEDRLLLSADYSQVELRILAHYSGDESLVDAFQKGEDIHRRTAAEVAGISVDDVDADQRARAKAVNFGIIYGSSAFGLANNLGIATGEAQAIVDAYFARYVGVRRFLDETVKNAKAVGHVTTLLGRRRYFPDLGSKNRVLRQAAERMAVNTVIQGTAADLIKTAMVAVDTALASSGLDVIMTLQVHDELVFEVPKQEVDSLSGLVRENMEGVFELAVPLVVDIGIGENWRVAH
- the egtD gene encoding L-histidine N(alpha)-methyltransferase — protein: MDSASRPHSDRFHLTAPQADAKLPSFADEVRRGLSAKFRSLPCRFFYDDAGSKIFEEICGLEEYYLTRVERSILQDQAQHIREHFNRDIELVELGSGSAEKTRLLIESFLARQQSLVYVPIDISRTALEESSESLLLDHPRLEVHAICSEYEAALSILNDRHTTPRLILWLGSSIGNLHKPEAQDFLAQLRAKMGEEDRMLIGIDLRKDRERLERAYDDAQGVTARFNLNLLLRINRELAGNFQPDQFSFRARYREDSGSVESFLVSLCDQKVAIGALDASFSFQQGEEIHTENSYKYSIEEIEALADGGNMHCETRWLDNQGLYTLNLFAPGSTANP
- a CDS encoding SHOCT domain-containing protein — protein: MKEPRKVGLALIFLGVVIMLGNTTEALPPEAFFAGLFLYPIGGLLFFKGSRAAINKAEARAARIVAPRLRNKSAEKQAQQQKENIDAHGSVDAQVHSAPAQSRSQAVAPSQDGPAPDLVLYEVDADSGMEGKDDFKVVTDVSFPLEVQEQDSLAEQIMKLHQLRESGIITEEEMTIAKAKLLS